One stretch of Francisella sp. LA112445 DNA includes these proteins:
- the rpe gene encoding ribulose-phosphate 3-epimerase, translating into MTKFQINPSILSADLARLGDDVKMVLDAGADNIHFDVMDNHYVPNLTFGPMVLKALRDYGINAGMDVHLMVKPVDSLIESFAKAGASSIVFHPEASEHIDRSLQLIKSFGIDAGLALNPATSIDCLKYVESHIDRVLIMSVNPGFGGQKFIPAMLDKSKEVSKWIKSTGRDILLEIDGGVNPSNIAEIASCGVNAFVAGSAIFNSESYKETISLMQNQLLSI; encoded by the coding sequence ATGACAAAGTTTCAAATTAATCCCTCTATTTTATCTGCAGATTTAGCTAGGTTAGGTGATGATGTGAAAATGGTATTGGACGCAGGAGCAGATAATATTCATTTTGATGTTATGGATAATCATTATGTACCAAACCTTACTTTTGGACCAATGGTACTAAAAGCACTAAGAGATTATGGAATTAATGCGGGTATGGATGTCCATCTTATGGTAAAGCCAGTTGATAGCCTTATTGAGAGCTTTGCTAAAGCAGGCGCTAGTAGTATTGTTTTTCATCCGGAGGCTAGTGAGCATATAGATAGAAGCTTGCAACTTATTAAATCATTTGGTATTGATGCAGGTCTTGCATTAAATCCGGCTACAAGTATTGATTGTTTAAAATATGTTGAAAGTCATATTGATAGAGTTTTAATAATGTCTGTGAACCCTGGTTTTGGAGGACAAAAATTTATTCCTGCTATGCTTGATAAATCTAAAGAAGTATCAAAGTGGATAAAGTCTACTGGTAGAGATATTTTATTAGAGATAGATGGTGGGGTTAATCCAAGTAATATTGCCGAAATTGCAAGCTGTGGAGTAAATGCCTTTGTAGCTGGTTCAGCAATATTTAATTCAGAGAGTTATAAAGAAACGATAAGTTTAATGCAAAATCAACTTTTGAGTATATAA
- a CDS encoding KpsF/GutQ family sugar-phosphate isomerase: MSHIENAKKTFEMEIEALQNLKDSISENFKKACDIILTNNKGRVIVTGMGKSGHIGKKMAATLASTGTPAFFVHPGEAGHGDFGMITSNDVLIAISNSGNSSEIMGLMPMIKHLNIPIISITSNPESLMAKNSDIHLDLGVEKEACPLNLAPTSSTTATLVLGDALAIALLKAKNFSAEDFAFSHPSGALGRKLILRVENIMRKGSEIPQIGPYDTIRKAILEISNKGIGNTLVTSKDGKLLGIFTDGDLRRIFESDNFNSHLAISDVMSKHPKTISKDDMAMTALEKMEEFEITSLAVVDNNNHILGVVTMHDLIKLGLK, translated from the coding sequence ATGAGTCATATAGAAAATGCAAAAAAAACCTTTGAAATGGAAATAGAAGCATTACAAAACCTAAAAGATTCTATTAGCGAAAATTTTAAGAAAGCTTGCGATATTATTTTAACAAATAATAAAGGACGCGTAATAGTTACAGGAATGGGCAAGTCAGGACATATCGGGAAAAAAATGGCTGCAACACTTGCTAGTACTGGCACTCCAGCATTCTTCGTACATCCAGGTGAAGCTGGGCATGGTGATTTTGGCATGATAACCTCTAATGATGTATTAATAGCTATATCTAACTCAGGAAATTCAAGTGAGATAATGGGACTAATGCCAATGATCAAACATTTGAATATCCCCATTATTTCAATAACCAGTAATCCCGAGTCTCTAATGGCAAAAAATAGTGATATACACTTAGATCTTGGTGTTGAAAAAGAGGCTTGTCCTCTAAATTTAGCTCCAACCTCAAGTACAACAGCTACTTTAGTTTTAGGCGATGCTTTAGCCATTGCTTTACTTAAAGCAAAAAATTTCTCTGCTGAGGATTTTGCATTCTCACATCCTAGTGGTGCACTTGGAAGAAAGCTAATTTTAAGAGTTGAAAACATTATGCGTAAAGGATCTGAAATACCTCAAATAGGACCTTATGATACAATTCGTAAAGCTATACTTGAAATAAGTAATAAAGGAATAGGAAACACACTTGTTACTTCAAAAGACGGTAAATTACTTGGTATATTTACAGATGGTGATTTGCGTAGAATATTTGAATCTGATAACTTTAACTCTCACTTAGCAATTTCTGATGTGATGAGTAAGCATCCTAAAACTATATCAAAAGATGATATGGCTATGACAGCTCTAGAAAAAATGGAAGAGTTTGAAATTACAAGCCTTGCGGTAGTTGATAACAACAATCATATTTTAGGAGTTGTAACTATGCATGATCTTATTAAACTAGGTTTAAAATAA
- a CDS encoding enoyl-ACP reductase, which produces MGFLAGKKIIVTGLLSNKSIAYGIAKALHREGAELAFTYVGQFKERVEKLSAEFNPAAVLPCDVTSDQEIKDLFVELGKVWDGLDGIIHSIAFAPRDQLGGDFVDTVTREGFAIAHDISAYSFAALAREGRAMMKGRKGSIVGLTYIGAEKAMPSYNTMGVAKASLEATMRYTALALGEDGINVNCVSAGPIKTLAASGISNFKKMLDYNASVSPLKKNVDIMEVGNTVAFLCSDMASGITGENIHVDAGYHSVLMGNVL; this is translated from the coding sequence ATGGGTTTTCTAGCAGGAAAGAAAATAATAGTTACAGGACTTTTAAGTAATAAGTCAATTGCTTATGGTATTGCAAAAGCTTTGCATAGAGAAGGTGCAGAGCTTGCATTTACATATGTTGGCCAATTTAAAGAAAGAGTTGAGAAACTAAGTGCTGAGTTTAATCCAGCAGCTGTTCTTCCTTGTGATGTTACATCAGATCAAGAAATTAAGGATTTGTTTGTAGAGCTTGGAAAAGTTTGGGATGGTCTTGATGGTATTATTCATTCAATTGCATTTGCTCCACGTGATCAGCTTGGTGGTGACTTTGTAGACACTGTAACTCGTGAAGGCTTTGCAATTGCTCACGATATAAGTGCTTACTCTTTTGCTGCTTTAGCTAGAGAAGGGCGCGCAATGATGAAAGGAAGAAAAGGATCTATAGTAGGTCTTACTTATATTGGCGCAGAAAAAGCTATGCCAAGTTATAATACAATGGGTGTAGCAAAAGCATCTCTAGAAGCTACTATGAGATATACAGCACTTGCTTTAGGTGAAGATGGAATAAATGTGAATTGTGTGTCAGCTGGACCTATAAAGACTCTTGCAGCTTCTGGTATTTCAAACTTTAAGAAGATGTTAGATTATAATGCGTCAGTATCTCCACTTAAGAAAAACGTTGATATCATGGAAGTTGGTAATACAGTTGCTTTCTTATGCTCAGATATGGCTTCTGGTATTACAGGTGAGAATATTCACGTAGATGCTGGTTATCATAGTGTACTAATGGGTAACGTTCTTTAA
- a CDS encoding TIGR00730 family Rossman fold protein, giving the protein MNRNNKKIVPTHNGEVTFDRAKETWNILKITSELVEGFERLDKLTPAISIFGSARLKKDNKYYLKTIEIAEKLSNHGFTIITGGGPGIMEAGNKGALEGSSSSVGLNITLPHEQKPNQYQDISLSYRYFFTRKAMFIKHSMAYIVMPGGFGTMDELFDIATLIQTEKKTYMPVILFGKDFWGGLVDWIKTTMLENGVVDENDLKILHLVDTVDEAIEIIREYYQNSYHSKEHAHIIF; this is encoded by the coding sequence ATGAATCGTAATAATAAAAAAATAGTTCCAACACATAATGGTGAAGTAACCTTTGACCGTGCTAAAGAGACATGGAATATACTAAAAATAACATCTGAACTTGTAGAGGGTTTTGAGCGTTTAGACAAACTTACTCCTGCTATTAGCATATTTGGATCAGCAAGATTAAAAAAAGATAATAAATATTACTTAAAGACTATCGAAATAGCAGAAAAACTATCAAATCATGGCTTTACAATCATTACAGGTGGCGGACCTGGAATTATGGAAGCGGGTAACAAAGGAGCTTTAGAAGGATCCTCATCAAGTGTTGGCTTAAATATAACTCTTCCTCACGAGCAAAAGCCTAACCAATACCAAGATATCAGCCTTAGTTACAGATATTTTTTCACTCGAAAAGCTATGTTTATTAAACACTCTATGGCTTATATAGTTATGCCTGGAGGGTTTGGCACCATGGATGAACTATTTGATATAGCTACTTTGATTCAAACTGAGAAAAAAACATATATGCCGGTTATACTTTTTGGTAAAGATTTTTGGGGAGGCTTAGTTGACTGGATAAAAACAACCATGTTGGAAAATGGTGTTGTTGATGAGAATGATCTAAAAATTCTTCATCTTGTAGATACTGTGGATGAAGCAATTGAAATTATCCGTGAATACTATCAAAACTCATACCACTCAAAAGAACATGCTCATATAATATTTTAA
- a CDS encoding class I SAM-dependent methyltransferase gives MSNNNLWQPKSYNSTGKFVTEYGNEVVELLNPQEGENILDLGCGTGELTNEIKSKGVKVTGVDVSENMLIKAKQNYHDIEFKQMDAQQSLDFEKESFDAVFSNAALHWMTNPLAVIKNINNILKKNGRFVFEMGGKGNIKEVLSSLDTTAMKYNIKDYDINNFYPSISEYSSLLEENGFTVKYMILFERPTLLDGKDGFKNWVKTFRVNLLDKIDDVDKFLNEAESLAYKSLFKDNNWYADYVRLRGVAVKN, from the coding sequence ATGAGCAATAACAATTTATGGCAACCGAAATCATATAACTCTACAGGGAAATTTGTCACAGAATATGGTAATGAGGTTGTTGAACTTCTAAACCCACAAGAAGGTGAAAATATTCTTGATTTAGGTTGTGGTACCGGTGAGCTTACAAATGAAATAAAGAGCAAAGGTGTTAAAGTCACAGGTGTAGATGTTTCGGAAAATATGCTTATAAAAGCAAAACAAAACTACCATGACATTGAATTTAAGCAAATGGATGCCCAACAAAGCCTAGATTTTGAAAAAGAAAGCTTTGATGCTGTTTTTTCAAATGCTGCCTTACATTGGATGACAAATCCTCTTGCCGTGATAAAAAACATAAATAATATTCTGAAAAAAAATGGCAGATTTGTATTTGAAATGGGAGGTAAAGGTAATATCAAAGAAGTGCTATCTAGCTTAGATACTACTGCTATGAAATATAATATCAAAGATTATGATATAAATAACTTCTACCCTAGTATTTCAGAATATAGCTCTCTTCTTGAAGAAAATGGATTTACTGTAAAATATATGATCTTATTTGAAAGACCGACTCTACTTGATGGTAAAGATGGTTTTAAAAACTGGGTAAAAACATTTAGAGTAAACTTATTAGATAAAATTGATGATGTTGATAAGTTTCTTAATGAAGCCGAATCACTCGCATATAAAAGCCTTTTTAAAGATAACAACTGGTATGCCGACTATGTAAGGCTTAGAGGAGTTGCCGTAAAAAACTAA
- a CDS encoding carcinine hydrolase/isopenicillin-N N-acyltransferase family protein, with product MKNKYKIIIASIMSLACLPSFACTTMGFAGNIVKGGGTLIFKNRDAEITGKERLEIFKFKQGNDFLALTYNTDSTVKGYPYIAGGTNSKGLTVLVNDPASHAPAAKNVDQIETTTVQNLLRNYSTVAEIEKNKAKIFSQNDPALYTISDHKQVASFEEGYRGKYGYKVTDNGYVWNTNYYHLKGVDKQNQESITDITDRTNTLKEWLANMPKKVQLGDLTRLSASHYNGEYNSINRQFTVAKYFAVSPPNSKDTHLYIRFTIPTQKFNSYHLTINDEFFKNNPAGPLDNNKYGLLGSMNN from the coding sequence ATGAAAAATAAGTATAAGATCATTATCGCATCAATCATGAGTTTAGCATGTCTACCAAGTTTCGCGTGCACAACGATGGGATTTGCTGGAAATATTGTCAAAGGAGGAGGAACTTTAATCTTTAAGAATAGAGATGCTGAAATAACTGGTAAAGAGCGTTTAGAAATATTCAAGTTCAAACAAGGCAATGACTTTTTAGCCTTAACATACAATACAGATAGTACAGTAAAAGGATATCCATATATTGCTGGAGGAACTAATTCAAAAGGTTTGACAGTACTTGTAAATGATCCAGCTAGTCATGCTCCTGCTGCTAAAAATGTAGATCAAATTGAAACAACAACTGTTCAAAACCTGCTAAGAAATTATTCTACAGTTGCAGAAATTGAGAAGAATAAAGCGAAAATATTTAGTCAAAATGATCCGGCTTTATATACCATAAGTGACCATAAACAAGTTGCTAGCTTCGAAGAAGGATATAGAGGCAAATACGGATATAAAGTTACTGACAACGGCTATGTCTGGAACACTAATTATTATCATCTAAAAGGTGTTGATAAACAAAATCAAGAATCTATAACAGATATAACAGATAGAACAAATACCCTAAAAGAATGGCTTGCTAATATGCCTAAAAAAGTCCAATTAGGTGATTTAACTAGACTTTCTGCCAGTCACTACAATGGCGAATACAATAGTATTAATAGACAATTTACTGTAGCCAAATACTTTGCAGTATCTCCACCAAATTCTAAAGATACTCATCTTTATATTAGATTTACAATTCCTACACAGAAATTTAACTCTTACCATCTAACTATTAATGACGAGTTCTTTAAAAATAACCCTGCTGGACCACTAGATAATAACAAATATGGTTTACTTGGTTCTATGAATAATTAA